Proteins from a single region of Amblyomma americanum isolate KBUSLIRL-KWMA chromosome 10, ASM5285725v1, whole genome shotgun sequence:
- the Manf gene encoding mesencephalic astrocyte-derived neurotrophic factor, giving the protein MRSSVDMNVLLLTLSVCLQASFLAVSGKTLKEGECEVCVGVLKKLHDRLEVEERTNEDSITAGFMEFCKSAKGPEQRFCYYVGGLEESATRIVGEMSKPFSWSMPHLKVCEKLLAKDAQICDLRYPKVIDLKTVDLKKLKVKDLKKILNDWDERCEGCVEKSDFVKRIEELKKVHMREEL; this is encoded by the exons ATGCGATCGAGCGTCGACATGAACGTGCTGCTGCTTACCCTGTCAGtgtgcctgcaagcgtcgtttcttGCTGTGTCCGGGAAGACGTTGAAGGAAGGCGAATGTGAAG TATGCGTGGGTGTGCTCAAGAAGCTGCATGACCGGCTGGAAGTTGAAGAGCGGACAAATGAGGACTCCATCACAGCGGGCTTCATGGAGTTCTGCAAGTCTGCCAAAGGACCAGAGCAGCGCTTT TGCTACTACGTGGGCGGCCTGGAGGAGTCTGCCACCCGCATTGTGGGCGAGATGTCCAAGCCGTTCAGCTGGTCCATGCCCCACCTGAAGGTGTGCGAGAAGCTGTTGGCCAAGGACGCTCAGATTTGCGACCTCAGATACC CCAAGGTGATCGACCTGAAGACTGTGGACCTGAAGAAGCTCAAGGTGAAGGACCTCAAGAAGATCCTCAACGACTGGGATGAGCGGTGCGAAGGCTGTGTCGAAAAGTCAGACTTTGTCAAGAGGATAGAGGAGCTCAAGAAAGTGCACATGCGCGAGGAACTCTGA